From a region of the Verrucomicrobiia bacterium genome:
- a CDS encoding YhjD/YihY/BrkB family envelope integrity protein yields the protein MRQRFLNFGKIRQQTIELFDENAWRPGREISKLRRFLHFWILVWTSFSRNRCPVRAASLAYAALLALIPMLAVVVAVTSSFLKTEGETSIDQFIVKFVASVTPRAMVNTNVVAAMTNMTVKAAGTNTEVLAGSSNETNSTAAASPGQTNHKFMPTPAQEQEALRARQAITRRIHQFIQNTRSGTLGVTGSAALIFVAISMLSQIENMFNDIWGVAHGRGWFMRIVLYWTVITLAPLLIVVAVGLTTGPHWDATRRLLTITPVLGNLFFELLPIVLLCLGLSLFYRLMPNTKVHWDAALVGGLVGGILWHLNSLVSVLYVSRVVSYSQIYGGLGLVPVFMIGLYFSWWILLFGAQVAYAFQNRASYLEQKQVENIDQRGREIIAFRLMAWIGRRFLRGQAPPTVFEMGHELGLPTRLTQQLMQTLAAAGLTSEISGHEPAYLPGRPLERITCCDILMAVRAGRGGQLAARQELAASRIYETFRRLESIEQQAASAITLRDLAEISKAGLRNLEPQEQPANGEHGKSSTEQQTLAE from the coding sequence ATGCGACAGAGGTTTTTGAATTTCGGAAAAATCCGCCAGCAAACCATCGAGTTATTCGACGAGAATGCCTGGCGCCCCGGGCGAGAGATTTCAAAACTGCGCCGCTTTTTGCACTTCTGGATTCTGGTGTGGACCAGTTTCAGCCGCAATCGGTGTCCCGTTCGCGCAGCCTCCCTTGCGTACGCCGCCCTTTTGGCTTTGATCCCGATGCTGGCGGTGGTGGTGGCTGTGACGAGCAGCTTTCTTAAAACCGAAGGCGAAACGAGCATCGACCAATTTATCGTCAAATTCGTCGCCAGCGTCACGCCGCGCGCCATGGTCAACACCAACGTCGTCGCGGCGATGACCAACATGACAGTGAAGGCTGCCGGAACCAACACAGAAGTCCTGGCCGGCTCGAGTAACGAAACCAATTCAACTGCGGCTGCCAGCCCCGGCCAGACCAACCATAAATTCATGCCCACGCCCGCTCAAGAGCAGGAGGCTCTGCGCGCGCGGCAGGCCATTACCCGTCGCATTCATCAGTTCATTCAGAACACGCGCAGCGGCACCCTGGGCGTCACGGGCAGCGCGGCGCTGATCTTTGTGGCCATCTCGATGCTCAGCCAAATAGAGAATATGTTCAACGACATCTGGGGCGTCGCCCACGGACGCGGCTGGTTCATGCGGATTGTGCTGTATTGGACGGTGATCACCCTGGCGCCACTGCTCATTGTCGTGGCGGTGGGACTCACAACCGGGCCGCACTGGGATGCCACCCGGCGGCTGTTGACTATTACGCCTGTCTTGGGAAACCTCTTTTTCGAGCTCTTGCCCATCGTGTTGCTGTGCCTCGGCCTGAGCCTGTTTTATCGGTTGATGCCTAACACCAAAGTCCACTGGGACGCCGCCCTGGTGGGCGGATTGGTCGGAGGGATTCTTTGGCACCTCAATAGCCTCGTGAGTGTCCTGTACGTTTCGCGCGTCGTTTCGTACAGCCAGATATACGGCGGGCTGGGCCTGGTGCCGGTGTTTATGATCGGGCTCTATTTTTCGTGGTGGATTCTTCTGTTTGGCGCGCAGGTGGCCTACGCCTTCCAAAACCGCGCCAGCTATCTCGAACAAAAACAGGTCGAAAACATCGATCAACGCGGGCGCGAAATCATCGCCTTCCGATTGATGGCCTGGATTGGCCGCCGCTTTCTCCGCGGCCAGGCTCCGCCGACAGTCTTTGAGATGGGACACGAGCTGGGCCTGCCCACCCGGCTCACCCAGCAATTAATGCAAACCCTCGCAGCCGCCGGATTGACCTCCGAAATCAGCGGCCATGAACCGGCCTATCTGCCGGGCCGACCCCTCGAACGGATAACGTGCTGCGATATTCTCATGGCCGTGCGCGCCGGCCGCGGCGGCCAATTGGCCGCGCGCCAGGAACTGGCTGCCAGCCGAATCTATGAGACCTTCCGCCGCCTCGAATCGATCGAGCAACAGGCCGCCTCAGCCATCACTCTCCGTGACCTGGCGGAAATCTCGAAAGCCGGCCTGCGCAATCTCGAACCCCAGGAACAGCCTGCCAATGGCGAGCATGGCAAATCCTCCACTGAGCAGCAGACGCTGGCAGAGTAG
- a CDS encoding Fic family protein encodes MVANGLRFGGLRFWFPEKVWLDFPSAFACTVCANQYLNKAHIEVEKLMVDRLHHEPDLSIHSAEFICWLHGEFYHRLPPELQSSRDRGGKSYKIELGVLRTFEVDVGTHQPPHHEALPQFMRRFQQAYQKKDILATEQLVALAAAHHRLAWIHPFGDGNGRVTRLHSHAWLVRVKLDSFGLWTLSRGLAREREAYYKFLRLADQSRWNDLDGRGNLSDKALGDFCSFILKIILDQIEFMSGLFQFDVLAKRMDRYLQVERVDLRPKDRESLTLDNTPA; translated from the coding sequence ATGGTCGCCAATGGACTTCGTTTCGGCGGCTTAAGGTTCTGGTTTCCAGAAAAGGTTTGGCTCGATTTTCCCTCCGCATTCGCCTGCACAGTCTGTGCAAATCAATATCTGAATAAGGCTCACATTGAAGTCGAGAAGTTGATGGTTGATCGGCTGCATCACGAGCCTGACTTGTCCATTCATTCGGCGGAGTTTATATGCTGGTTGCACGGGGAGTTTTATCATCGACTACCGCCTGAGCTGCAATCGAGTCGCGATCGGGGCGGCAAAAGCTACAAGATAGAACTTGGTGTCTTGCGCACTTTTGAAGTGGATGTCGGCACGCATCAACCGCCGCACCACGAGGCCTTGCCACAGTTCATGCGCCGCTTTCAGCAGGCCTATCAAAAAAAGGACATCCTCGCCACTGAGCAACTTGTGGCGTTGGCTGCTGCCCATCATCGTTTGGCATGGATTCACCCTTTTGGGGATGGGAATGGCCGCGTCACAAGGCTTCATTCCCATGCCTGGCTCGTGCGAGTCAAGCTTGACAGTTTTGGATTATGGACCCTTTCACGCGGCTTGGCACGAGAGCGCGAGGCTTATTATAAATTCCTCCGATTGGCTGATCAGAGCAGGTGGAACGATCTCGATGGGCGCGGGAACCTCTCAGATAAAGCCTTGGGTGATTTCTGTTCGTTTATTCTGAAAATCATACTCGACCAAATCGAGTTCATGTCCGGCCTCTTCCAGTTCGATGTTCTTGCCAAACGCATGGACCGCTACCTGCAGGTCGAACGTGTAGATCTACGGCCAAAAGATCGAGAAAGCCTGACTCTTGACAACACCCCCGCGTAA
- a CDS encoding response regulator, translating into MEIQNFCVLLVEDDLNDIFLVKRAFKMAHITNPLQVVTDGQEAINYLRGEGKYGDRQAHPLPKLIVMDIKMPRRTGFEVLEWVKGIHSSLRRIPVVIVSSSDNPDHINRAYELGANAYMVKPVNFRAVEHLFESITHYWGLECAKPQLELA; encoded by the coding sequence ATGGAAATCCAAAATTTTTGCGTTTTGCTGGTTGAGGATGACCTCAACGACATCTTCCTGGTCAAACGCGCTTTCAAAATGGCCCACATCACCAACCCCCTCCAGGTCGTCACGGACGGCCAGGAGGCTATCAACTACCTGCGAGGAGAAGGCAAATACGGGGACAGGCAGGCCCACCCATTGCCCAAGTTGATTGTCATGGACATTAAAATGCCGCGCCGGACTGGTTTCGAGGTTCTGGAATGGGTCAAAGGGATTCACTCATCGCTGCGGCGCATCCCGGTAGTCATCGTGTCTTCTTCGGATAATCCGGACCACATTAACCGCGCTTACGAGTTGGGCGCCAACGCCTACATGGTCAAGCCGGTCAACTTCCGGGCGGTAGAACACCTTTTCGAATCGATCACGCATTACTGGGGCCTGGAATGCGCCAAACCGCAACTCGAGCTGGCATAA
- a CDS encoding response regulator produces the protein MPISLQLVDKSGKAPRPGPSPKEKDPFLPEEPPASPPPVTLGRQRSILVVDDNPVVLKAFELKLKASGFKVTTISNGAAVAASAEQINAELIILDINFPPGGGGGGMQWSGFTIVQWVRRFPELAAIPVILITGEDVAKHREKARDAGVVAIFQKPINAKELLEAILQTLGDKPISTPLPAKA, from the coding sequence ATGCCTATTTCCTTGCAATTAGTCGATAAGAGCGGCAAGGCCCCCAGACCGGGACCGTCGCCCAAGGAGAAGGACCCCTTCTTGCCTGAGGAGCCGCCGGCCTCTCCGCCGCCAGTCACCCTGGGCCGCCAGCGGAGCATCCTGGTGGTGGACGACAACCCCGTCGTCTTAAAGGCCTTTGAACTCAAGCTCAAGGCCAGTGGCTTTAAGGTGACCACCATCTCCAACGGGGCGGCCGTCGCTGCGAGCGCCGAGCAGATAAATGCCGAGTTGATCATTCTCGATATTAATTTTCCCCCGGGCGGCGGCGGCGGTGGCATGCAGTGGAGCGGCTTCACTATCGTCCAATGGGTGCGGAGGTTCCCCGAGTTGGCAGCAATCCCTGTCATCCTTATCACCGGCGAAGATGTGGCCAAACACAGAGAAAAAGCCCGCGACGCGGGAGTGGTCGCCATTTTTCAAAAACCGATTAACGCCAAAGAACTGCTCGAGGCCATCCTTCAGACTTTGGGGGACAAACCCATTTCCACACCTCTCCCTGCAAAGGCTTAA
- a CDS encoding TIGR00730 family Rossman fold protein, translating to MLRFELFQTQTTASFRSSKAPAVRQSAPPNSAGTGPVAARKALPAKEQTDLPLIKPISCHKSSPACVRNRPWYAGGMNNSTRISFIKEDPWRIFRIMAEFVDSFEALSAVGPGVTVFGSARMKPSNPYYQASVDLAKGLAKHNLAIITGGGPGVMEAANKGAGLAKGRSVGLNIELPHEQKGNRFANIPIHFHYFFSRKVCFVKYSIGFVFMPGGFGTLDEFFEILTLVQTQRIPEFPLILFGKDHWKGLIRWMKERLESSQFISPGDLDLFHLTDNPQEAVDIILDYERRVGPPEIVPKAFS from the coding sequence ATGTTGCGTTTCGAACTGTTCCAAACTCAGACAACTGCATCATTTCGGTCCAGCAAGGCGCCGGCGGTCCGTCAAAGCGCCCCGCCCAACTCTGCTGGAACCGGTCCCGTGGCGGCGCGCAAGGCGCTCCCGGCCAAAGAACAAACCGATTTGCCGCTCATTAAGCCGATCTCATGCCACAAATCTTCTCCAGCTTGTGTCCGCAATCGGCCTTGGTATGCTGGCGGAATGAACAACAGCACGAGAATCTCCTTCATCAAGGAAGATCCCTGGCGCATCTTCCGGATTATGGCCGAGTTCGTGGATTCGTTCGAGGCGCTTTCAGCCGTTGGACCGGGGGTAACGGTTTTCGGTTCCGCGCGAATGAAGCCCAGCAACCCCTATTACCAGGCGTCGGTGGACCTGGCGAAGGGGTTGGCTAAACACAACTTGGCCATTATTACCGGGGGCGGCCCTGGGGTGATGGAGGCGGCCAACAAAGGGGCTGGCCTGGCCAAGGGCCGCTCGGTGGGGTTGAATATCGAACTGCCTCATGAGCAAAAAGGTAATCGCTTCGCCAATATCCCCATTCATTTCCATTATTTCTTTTCCCGCAAAGTCTGCTTCGTCAAGTACAGCATCGGCTTTGTTTTTATGCCCGGCGGCTTCGGCACTCTGGACGAATTTTTCGAGATACTGACCCTGGTCCAGACCCAGCGCATCCCGGAGTTTCCGCTGATTCTTTTTGGCAAAGACCACTGGAAAGGGCTGATCCGTTGGATGAAGGAACGGCTGGAGTCGTCTCAATTCATCAGCCCGGGAGACCTTGACCTGTTTCATCTGACCGACAATCCTCAGGAAGCGGTGGACATTATCCTGGATTATGAGCGGCGAGTCGGGCCGCCGGAGATTGTGCCCAAGGCATTTTCCTAG
- a CDS encoding HRDC domain-containing protein — translation MVDTEEKLDCFLSTLRAATWVAVDTEADSLHAYPEKVCLIQISTTGSDKLIDPLAGFSLGPLLDALSAHELIMHGADYDLRLLRKHHEFVPRAVFDTMLAARLLGVRQFSLGHLVEKWLGIKLEKGAQKANWAMRPLTERMERYARNDTHYLKPLADQLSTELAAKGRLGWHRESCVRLIADSTQTRPTDLDSVWRIKGSHALGRPALAILRELWQWRETEALASNKPPFFVLSHQTLVEIAAASATGRAIQPLLPRHFSERRRGTLLKAIACGLKIPAQEHPEILRVIGRRPNEAERRRFLELQKRRDAGAADLDIDPTLIASRGSLSDLAHNWDKHAPALMSWQRELLS, via the coding sequence ATGGTCGATACTGAAGAGAAACTGGATTGTTTCCTGTCCACATTACGCGCGGCGACCTGGGTTGCGGTGGATACGGAAGCCGACAGCCTGCACGCGTATCCGGAAAAGGTTTGCCTGATCCAAATCAGCACCACCGGGAGCGACAAGCTCATTGATCCGCTGGCCGGGTTCAGCCTGGGACCATTGCTTGACGCCCTTTCCGCGCACGAATTGATCATGCACGGGGCCGATTACGACCTGCGGCTGTTGCGCAAGCATCATGAGTTTGTGCCCAGGGCCGTTTTCGATACCATGCTGGCCGCCCGGCTGCTGGGGGTGCGCCAGTTCAGCTTGGGCCACCTGGTTGAGAAGTGGCTCGGAATCAAGCTCGAGAAAGGGGCGCAAAAGGCCAATTGGGCTATGCGCCCGCTTACCGAGCGGATGGAACGCTATGCCCGCAACGACACCCATTATCTCAAACCCCTGGCTGATCAGCTTTCAACCGAGCTGGCGGCCAAAGGACGCCTGGGCTGGCACCGGGAATCCTGCGTCCGCCTTATTGCCGATTCGACTCAAACCCGCCCGACGGACTTGGACTCGGTTTGGCGCATCAAAGGCAGCCATGCCTTGGGGCGTCCGGCTCTGGCGATTTTGCGCGAGCTCTGGCAGTGGCGTGAGACCGAGGCCCTGGCATCGAACAAGCCCCCGTTTTTCGTCCTGAGCCATCAGACCTTGGTGGAAATCGCCGCCGCCTCCGCCACAGGCCGCGCCATCCAGCCGTTGCTACCGAGGCATTTTTCCGAAAGAAGGCGGGGAACCTTGCTCAAAGCGATCGCGTGTGGTTTGAAGATACCAGCGCAGGAGCACCCGGAGATACTGCGCGTGATAGGGCGGCGTCCTAATGAAGCCGAACGCCGCCGATTTCTCGAATTGCAAAAACGCCGAGACGCCGGGGCGGCCGATCTGGACATCGACCCTACCCTGATTGCCAGCCGGGGCTCCCTCTCTGATCTGGCACATAATTGGGACAAACACGCCCCGGCCCTGATGAGCTGGCAAAGAGAGCTGCTCAGTTAA
- a CDS encoding class I SAM-dependent rRNA methyltransferase produces the protein MVSLPTVLLKPGEADRILAGHPWVYRSSVLRLTHPAADGDLVQVKDHRQRFLGTGFFNSKSKINVRVLSPDRIEANSAFFEERVRAALAVRQRHLPGATSFRAVNAESDFLSGLIVDKYEDVLVSQFSSLGMDMRKEQIVAALQRVFGPRAVIERSDVASRKFEGLDATQGVLVGELQGPMMVTLNGLKFETDLMSGHKTGLYLDQQMNYQRVAPLAAGAQVLDAFCFVGGFGLHAARAGAARVHLLDQSAEAIAQAQRNATANGLAEKCSFEAVNVFDWLKAQTAAKLHEKIVPRWDLIILDPPSFTRIRASVPDALRGYKEIHLRALKLLRAGGTLVTFCCSHHVDQDLFQDSVLSAAFDARRILRRVATYSQGPDHPIIPMIPETEYLKGFAFEVVR, from the coding sequence ATGGTATCACTGCCCACTGTTCTGCTCAAACCGGGAGAAGCCGACCGCATTCTGGCCGGCCATCCCTGGGTCTATCGGAGTTCCGTCCTGCGCCTGACTCACCCGGCGGCTGATGGAGACCTTGTGCAGGTAAAGGACCATCGGCAGCGGTTCCTGGGCACGGGGTTCTTTAACTCGAAATCAAAAATCAATGTCCGTGTCCTGTCCCCTGACCGCATCGAAGCGAATTCAGCCTTCTTCGAAGAGCGGGTTCGAGCAGCTTTGGCGGTGCGCCAAAGACATTTGCCGGGGGCGACCTCGTTCCGAGCCGTCAATGCGGAGAGCGACTTTTTGAGCGGACTGATCGTCGATAAGTATGAAGACGTTCTGGTCAGCCAGTTTTCTTCTTTGGGCATGGATATGAGGAAGGAGCAAATCGTCGCTGCCCTGCAGAGGGTTTTTGGGCCTCGCGCCGTAATCGAACGCAGCGATGTGGCGTCGCGTAAATTCGAAGGGCTCGATGCGACCCAAGGCGTTCTGGTTGGTGAACTGCAAGGCCCGATGATGGTGACCTTGAACGGCCTGAAATTCGAGACCGATTTGATGAGTGGACACAAAACCGGGCTGTACTTGGACCAGCAGATGAACTATCAACGGGTTGCGCCATTGGCTGCAGGGGCGCAGGTCCTGGATGCTTTCTGCTTTGTGGGCGGGTTCGGTCTGCACGCAGCCCGGGCCGGGGCGGCGCGCGTGCACCTGCTTGATCAAAGCGCCGAGGCCATTGCTCAAGCCCAACGCAATGCCACAGCCAATGGCCTGGCCGAGAAATGCTCGTTTGAGGCGGTGAATGTCTTCGACTGGCTCAAGGCGCAGACAGCCGCAAAACTCCACGAAAAAATCGTTCCGCGCTGGGACTTGATCATTTTGGACCCGCCCTCCTTCACGCGCATCCGGGCGTCAGTGCCGGATGCCTTGCGCGGCTACAAGGAGATTCATCTGCGCGCCCTGAAGCTGCTGAGGGCGGGTGGGACGCTGGTGACTTTTTGTTGCTCGCATCACGTGGACCAGGATTTGTTCCAGGATTCAGTGCTCTCTGCCGCGTTTGATGCCCGGCGTATCCTGCGGCGCGTGGCGACTTATTCGCAAGGCCCGGATCATCCCATTATCCCAATGATACCCGAGACAGAATACTTGAAGGGCTTCGCGTTTGAAGTGGTGAGGTGA
- a CDS encoding prepilin-type N-terminal cleavage/methylation domain-containing protein has protein sequence MNSQVAGGGAKARWYKRGARGKGAFTLIELLVVIAIIAILAAMLLPALSRSKEKAKQASCINNLKQIDMASLMYVTDYGQFTGGLWTSPPGLGHYYAWPPRLLRYMGNNRKSFMCPSAQADMAWDTNVNHTLGALDPNGVFDPYGIGVISRFSMAINDWGIDSPHFTRLQLGMGGDINGQWYRGPVKESSVRAPSQFISFGETCYAENLELVTRNASLDPTDITTGHTSCPANRHTYHTDLAFCDGHVESPIRNQVRDPANMLWRARWDNDNNPHPEDPYWWGGAPWLNQLDQ, from the coding sequence ATGAACAGCCAGGTCGCAGGCGGTGGAGCGAAGGCGCGTTGGTATAAACGTGGAGCGCGGGGGAAAGGTGCGTTCACCTTGATTGAGCTGCTGGTAGTGATTGCCATCATCGCCATTCTCGCGGCCATGCTTCTTCCGGCCCTCTCCAGGAGCAAGGAAAAAGCCAAACAGGCTTCCTGCATAAACAATTTGAAGCAGATCGATATGGCCAGTTTAATGTACGTCACTGATTACGGCCAATTCACCGGGGGGTTATGGACCAGTCCCCCTGGGCTTGGGCACTATTATGCCTGGCCCCCGCGCTTGCTTAGGTATATGGGAAATAACCGCAAGTCCTTCATGTGTCCTTCCGCGCAGGCCGATATGGCCTGGGATACTAACGTAAACCATACGCTGGGCGCTTTGGACCCGAATGGTGTGTTTGATCCCTATGGCATCGGCGTGATCTCCCGTTTTTCAATGGCCATTAACGATTGGGGTATCGACAGTCCTCATTTCACCAGGCTGCAACTGGGCATGGGAGGGGATATCAATGGCCAGTGGTACCGGGGGCCGGTTAAGGAGTCCTCGGTCCGAGCCCCCAGCCAGTTCATTTCCTTTGGTGAGACGTGCTACGCCGAGAATCTCGAACTCGTCACGAGAAACGCCAGCTTGGACCCAACCGACATCACCACCGGCCATACCTCGTGTCCGGCAAATCGCCACACTTACCACACAGACCTGGCGTTCTGCGATGGGCACGTCGAATCGCCCATCAGAAATCAGGTGCGCGACCCCGCTAACATGCTCTGGCGCGCGCGCTGGGACAACGATAACAATCCTCACCCTGAGGACCCTTATTGGTGGGGGGGTGCGCCCTGGCTAAACCAGCTCGATCAGTAA
- a CDS encoding right-handed parallel beta-helix repeat-containing protein: MQRPLLIQAGWVLLAMSVSVHAATYYVAQRSTQADDSGPGTEERPWKTIGKGAETARPGDAVLVLDGVYREGIVEKTSGTATGAIRFEAAPGAHVILTGADHLTGWQKVEGTRPLYRVPWPHRFNAWSKNMTHPDDAYHRLIGRCEQVAVEGYLLRQVLDPAALAPGAFFADVTNQMVMVWDFANRDLNKVSVEASVRQEILRVDGDFVELRGFHFRFAANAAQHGAVVLAGNHDVMEDCVLDEMNASGATFTGQNMTVRRCVFRDNGQIGFGANGAHYLLFTKCLVENNNTKGFDRGWEAGGNKLVLTREAVLERSRFVQNRGNGIWFDIGNQDCTVRQCLIADNEDSGIFDEISFGLRAQDNVITGNGFAETPGAWGAQAGISLSSSPGSVIEHNVIVGNREGFDFREQTRTTPTIGDRAERPVWNHDEIIRHNIIAFNRDAQIWGWFDTRDNRQWPAGETSGTSRSAGEKNQARDLSLEKLNLRFERNIYFFRPDEGAFKWGVPWGRHASYETLPQFQSALGIDAGSRVLDPGFANIAGRDFRMNQQAMENAPRGPVPGVIFGLQDRR, translated from the coding sequence ATGCAGAGGCCGCTTTTGATTCAGGCCGGTTGGGTGCTCCTTGCGATGAGCGTTTCGGTCCATGCCGCCACTTACTACGTCGCCCAGCGCAGCACCCAGGCGGATGACTCGGGACCGGGGACGGAGGAACGTCCCTGGAAAACCATCGGCAAGGGGGCGGAGACGGCGCGACCCGGGGACGCGGTGCTCGTGCTGGATGGGGTTTACCGCGAAGGTATCGTGGAGAAGACATCCGGAACGGCCACTGGCGCAATCCGATTTGAGGCCGCTCCGGGGGCGCATGTCATCCTAACTGGCGCCGATCACCTTACCGGCTGGCAAAAGGTCGAGGGCACCCGGCCACTCTATCGCGTGCCGTGGCCGCATCGGTTCAATGCCTGGTCTAAAAACATGACGCACCCCGATGATGCGTACCACCGGCTAATTGGCCGCTGCGAGCAGGTCGCCGTCGAAGGATATTTACTGCGGCAGGTGCTCGACCCAGCCGCACTGGCTCCGGGCGCTTTCTTCGCCGATGTCACCAATCAAATGGTGATGGTATGGGACTTCGCCAACCGCGACCTCAACAAGGTTTCTGTCGAGGCTTCCGTGCGGCAGGAAATCCTGCGCGTGGATGGGGATTTTGTCGAGTTGCGCGGGTTTCATTTCCGGTTTGCGGCCAACGCGGCACAGCACGGGGCGGTGGTGTTGGCGGGCAATCACGATGTCATGGAGGATTGCGTTCTGGACGAGATGAATGCCAGCGGAGCGACATTCACCGGCCAGAACATGACCGTCCGGCGCTGTGTCTTTCGCGACAACGGCCAGATCGGTTTTGGCGCCAACGGCGCCCATTACCTGCTCTTTACAAAATGTTTGGTCGAGAACAACAACACCAAAGGATTCGATCGCGGTTGGGAGGCTGGCGGCAATAAGCTGGTGCTCACGCGCGAAGCAGTGCTCGAGCGAAGCCGTTTTGTGCAGAATCGGGGCAATGGCATCTGGTTTGACATCGGCAACCAGGATTGCACGGTGCGCCAATGCCTGATTGCCGATAACGAGGACAGCGGGATTTTTGACGAGATTTCGTTCGGGCTGCGGGCGCAGGACAATGTGATCACCGGCAACGGCTTTGCCGAGACGCCCGGCGCGTGGGGCGCCCAGGCGGGCATTTCGCTCTCGAGCAGTCCAGGCTCTGTTATCGAGCATAATGTCATTGTGGGAAACCGGGAGGGGTTCGATTTCCGTGAGCAAACGCGCACGACGCCGACCATTGGCGATCGCGCCGAGCGCCCGGTATGGAACCACGACGAAATTATCCGGCACAATATCATCGCCTTCAATCGGGATGCGCAAATCTGGGGCTGGTTTGATACAAGGGACAACCGGCAGTGGCCGGCAGGGGAAACTTCCGGCACCTCGAGATCGGCTGGGGAAAAGAACCAAGCAAGGGACCTCTCCCTTGAAAAACTGAACCTGCGCTTTGAGAGGAATATCTATTTCTTCAGGCCAGACGAGGGCGCCTTCAAGTGGGGTGTGCCCTGGGGTCGTCATGCGAGTTACGAGACGCTGCCGCAATTTCAGAGCGCGCTCGGGATTGACGCGGGCAGCCGGGTTTTGGACCCCGGTTTTGCCAACATCGCCGGGCGCGATTTCCGGATGAATCAGCAGGCAATGGAAAATGCGCCGCGCGGCCCGGTGCCGGGGGTTATTTTTGGTTTGCAAGACCGTCGATAG